A region of the Flintibacter sp. KGMB00164 genome:
ACGGCCCTGGAAAGTTGTGTAAGGGACTGGCTCTCACCCGGGAAGAAAACGGTCTGGACCTGACCGTTCCGCCTCTTTACGTGTGCGACGGACCAGCCCCCGACCCGGCTAAGATCCATGTGGGACCTCGGGTGGGGATCGACTATGCGGAGGAAGCGGTGGACTTTCCCTGGCGGTTCTGGGCGGAGGAGGATGGATATGCTGTTTTTTGATCTGGACGGCACCCTGCTGGACTCCAACGGGGTGTGGATGGACATCGATGTGGAATTTTTAGGGCGGCAGGGGATTTCCCCGGTACCGGCCGACTATACCGACTATGTGGCCCACCACAGTGCACCGGACGCCGCCCGCTACACAAAAGAGCGCTTTGGACTGCCCCATAGTCCGCAGGAGATTTTAGATGCCTGGATGGAACTGGCCCGGGAGGCCTACGCCCACACGCTGCCTCTGAAGCCGGGAGCAAAAGAGTTTTTGCTGCGCTGCCATCAGGCGGGGGAGCGGATGGCGGTGCTTACCTCCTGCATGCCGCCCCTTTGCCAAGCGGCTCTGGAGCGCCACGGCCTGCTGCCGCTTCTGGAGCGGGTCATTACTACCAAGGAACTGGGCCTGGAAAAGCGCGACTCGAACCTCTACCGCCGGGCAGCGGAGGAGATGGGAGTGGCCTGTGGAGACTGCCTGCTCTTTGAGGACGCTCCGGACTACTGTGCTGCCGCCCGCCAGGCGGGCTGGTCGGTGGCGGGGGTAAAGGACGCCCTGTTTGAAGGTCGGGAAGCGGAGCTTCAAGGGCTGTGCCACTACTGGGTGGAAACCTTCCAGACCCTGCCCCCGGAGCTGGAAAAGCGGATCTTTCAAGGAGAAACATGACTATGGTGAAATTGATCGTCAGTGATATTGATGGAACTCTGCTGCCCTATGGGCAGATCAACCTGCGGCCCAGCCTGTTCCAGGTGATTGAGCAGCTGCGGGAGCGGGGAGTGATCTTCTGCCCCGCCTCCGGGCGGCAGTACCACTCCCTGCGCGGGCTGTTCGCCCCGGTGCAGGATGAGCTGGCCTATCTGTGTGAAAACGGGGCCATTCTCTATGGAGCGGGCCGGGAGGAGGACGCCCCGGTACTGGGCAAGACTTCTATGCCGCGGGAGGCGTCTCTGGCTTTGGCAGAGGACATCCTGGCTCTGCCGGGCTGCCAGCTGCTGGTGTCCGGCGCTAACGTAAGCTATGTGTGCCGGTGTACCAGCGACTATGTGTCCATGCTGAAAGATGAGAAGGGCAACCGGGTCCAGATCTTGGAGCATCCCCGGCAAATTGAGGAGGACATTTTGAAGGTGTCGGCCTACTGCCCCGCAGGGACCAAA
Encoded here:
- a CDS encoding HAD family phosphatase produces the protein MLFFDLDGTLLDSNGVWMDIDVEFLGRQGISPVPADYTDYVAHHSAPDAARYTKERFGLPHSPQEILDAWMELAREAYAHTLPLKPGAKEFLLRCHQAGERMAVLTSCMPPLCQAALERHGLLPLLERVITTKELGLEKRDSNLYRRAAEEMGVACGDCLLFEDAPDYCAAARQAGWSVAGVKDALFEGREAELQGLCHYWVETFQTLPPELEKRIFQGET
- a CDS encoding HAD family hydrolase — encoded protein: MVKLIVSDIDGTLLPYGQINLRPSLFQVIEQLRERGVIFCPASGRQYHSLRGLFAPVQDELAYLCENGAILYGAGREEDAPVLGKTSMPREASLALAEDILALPGCQLLVSGANVSYVCRCTSDYVSMLKDEKGNRVQILEHPRQIEEDILKVSAYCPAGTKEPAQVLGPQWGEALHMAAAGPDWLDFTLADKGTGLEQLCRALGVSPEETVAFGDNWNDAAMLHRAGRGYLMEQADPELGKQFSLRCSDVEERLRDFLAGGTL